The region TGAGCTTGCTGGCCAGCGGGAATTTTTCCGACACCTGGGTGTACTGCAACTTACGCAGGTGCTTGATCAGGTTCAGGGTGTGCGCATCGACCGTATAAATGTGAAAAAGATCGTGTTGCATCTGCCCGACAATGAAACCGAACTCCGGCAGATAGCGCCCGAGAATACCGTAGCGGTTCATCCGCCGCAGGTTGCGGTGGACGCCGATCTTGCACTTGAACAGCTCGATGAACAGGCTGGTGTTGCGAATATCGTTACGAAACTCGTCGTCGATCAGGTGCCGGTGCTCGCGCAGCAGACGAATGGTGTCAGCGCGCACGCCTTTGATTTCTGGCTGCTGTGCCATCAGCACGAATATTTCGAGCATGGCGAAGGGCGTGCGGCGAAACACGTTATCGTTGCGCGCCTCGATATAGCCATCGTGAAGCTGGAACCGTGAGTTGATTGGCTGCGGCGGTGCCTCGTCTTCCGGCGCGAGGATGACTTCCTCGAAGTGCTGGATGATCAGGTCGCTGAGCTGAGCAATACTCATCACTACCCGGTAATACTGCTGCATGAAGTTTTCGATGGATTGCTTGGCGTCATCGCCCTCGAACCCCAGTAGCCCCGCGATGGAGCGCTGGTGGTCGAACAGCAAGCGGTCCTCGGAGCGCCCTGCGAGCATGTGCAGGGCGTAGCGTACTTTCCACAGGAACTCCTGGGACGAGGCCAGGAGGGCATTTTCGCTCTCTACCAAAAAGCCTTCGCCGGCCAGCGCCCGCAGGTTCAGGGTGCCGTACTGGCGACGGGCTACCCACAGAATGGTCTGAATATCGCGCAATCCACCCGGTGAGCCTTTGACGTTCGGTTCCAGGTTGTATTCGGTATCGTTGTACTTGTGGTGGCGGGCTTTCTGCTCGGCGCGTTTGGCCAGGAAGAAGTCCTTGCTCGGCCACATGTGTGCCGTGCTGGTCACGTCGAGCATGCGCTTGCGCAAGCGTTCGGGGCCGGCAATGGTGCGACTTTCCATCAGGTTGGTGATCACTGTCAGGTCGGCACGGGCCTCAACGGCGCATTCGTCCACTGAGCGCACGCTCTGACCGACTTCCAGGCCGATGTCCCACAACAGCGTCAGAAAACGCTCGATGGAGTCTCGGAAAACTTCGTGGTCGGCGCTGTCCAGCAGGATCAGCAGGTCGATATCGGAGTAGGGGTGCAACTCGCCCCGACCGTAGCCGCCGACCGCGACCAGCGCGATATCGGCGTCTTCGCTCCAGTTGAACTGTTCCCAGGCCTTTTGCAGGATGTTATCGACGAACCAGGCGCGATCCTCGATTAGCCGGCGAATATCCCGGCCGCTGCGAAAACGCCCGTCGAGCACCTCACGCGCCTGACGAATCGCCTTCTTGAAAGCAGCGATCGGGCTTGCCTTCAGTGCCAGTTCGGCCTGGAACTGGCCGCGGTCGAAGAGTTCGGGATCCACCTGCGGCATCGATTGGCTTTCCTTTCTATAGGCTGGGAGCAGGGGCTGAGTCAGGCTGAAACGCGTGCGATGGTGTCATCGGCGCGCAGAGTGAAGATCTCGTAGCCGGTGTCAGTCACCAGCAGGGTGTGTTCCCACTGGGCGGACAGCTTGCGGTCCTTGGTGATCGCGGTCCAGCCGTCGCCCAATACTTTGGTGTCTGCCCGGCCCTGGTTGATCATCGGTTCGATGGTGAAGGTCATGCCTGCCTTGAGCTCCATGCCGGTGCCGGCACGGCCGTAATGCAGGATCTGTGGCTCTTCGTGAAAGACCTTGCCGATACCGTGGCCGCAGAACTCGCGAACCACCGAGAAGCCGTTCTTTTCAGCATGCTTCTGGATCACCTCGCCGATGTCGCCCAGGCGGCAGCCAGGCTTGACCAGCTCAATGGCCTTGTACATGCATTCCTGGGTGATCTGCGACAGACGCTCGGCCCAGACTGGCACAGTGCCGACGTGGAACATGCGGCTGGTATCACCATGGAAACCGTCCTTGATGACCGTGACGTCGATGTTCAGCGTATCGCCATTTTTAAGCGGCTTCTCGTTCGGGATGCCGTGGCAGACCACGTGGTTGATCGAGGTGCAGATCGACTTCGGGTAGCCCTTATAGTTGAGCGGCGCGGGGATGGCTTGCTGCTCGTTGACAATATAGTCATGGCAGATGCGGTCCAGCTCTTCGGTGGTAACCCCCGGTTTGACATGTTCGGCAATCATTTCCAGTACGTCGGCGGCCAGTTTGCCGGCGACACGCATTTTTGCGATGTCCTCTGGGGTTTTGAGGGTGACGGTCATACAGGCTCTCTCTGCGCGCGATAGCGCTTTGCAAAACGGAATGGGCGTTGCGCGATCGATCTTCGCTGCCCCAAAAAAACCTGATTCTAACAGACGATCAGCGCAAATCTGAGCCTCTGTGCATCGCTTCTCTGTATAACATGGCGCATTCTGAGCCGATTCCAAGGGGCAAAGTAAAAGCGCTCGCGTGGATTGCAGAATGCGGGTTTCGTTTTTTCCATCCTTGTGATATAAAATGCGCCGCTTTCCGGGTATACCCGAAAAGCTTAAATCCACACACGTGTCGACACGATGACCTGGGTGCCTTCAGCTGATGCTGCTGGTTGGTCATTGGGATACGTGGAGGCCAAACCCGACTTATTAAGGAACTATCATGTCCCAAGTCAACATGCGCGATATGCTGAAGGCCGGTGTGCACTTCGGTCACCAGACCCGTTACTGGAACCCGAAAATGGGTAAGTACATTTTCGGCGCGCGTAACAAGATTCACATTATCAACCTTGAAAAAACCCTGCCAATGTTCAACGAAGCTCTGACTTTCGTAGAGCGTCTGGCCCAGGGCAAAAACAAGATCCTGTTCGTTGGCACCAAGCGTTCCGCTGGCAAGATCGTTGCTGAAGAAGCAGCACGTTGCGGTTCGCCGTACGTCGATCATCGCTGGTTGGGCGGCATGCTGACCAACTTCAAAACCATCCGTGCTTCGATCAAGCGTCTGCGTGACCTTGAAATCCAGGCTGAAGACGGTACTTTCGCCAAGCTGACCAAGAAAGAGGCGCTGATGCGCACTCGTGATCTTGAGAAGCTCGATCGTTCCCTGGGTGGTATCAAGGACATGGGCGGTCTGCCAGACGCTCTGTTCGTTATCGACGTTGATCACGAGCGTATCGCGATCACCGAAGCTAACAAGCTGGGCATCCCGGTTATCGGCGTAGTCGATACCAACAGCAGCCCGGAAGGCGTTGACTACATCATCCCAGGCAACGATGACGCAATCCGCGCCATTCAGTTGTACATGGGTGCGATGGCTGACGCTGTTATCAAAGGCCGCAACCACGTTGCTGGCGGTACCGAGCAGTTCGTTGAAGAAGCTCCGGTAGCAGCAGCTGAGTAATTGACGCCTTGGCGTTGACTCAGTAAGCAAAAAGGGGGCTTGGCCCCCTTTTTGCCACCTCGAAAACCATTTGTCAGCAGCGCAGCTACAGCCTCTGTAACATGCAGCCGCTAACAAGGGTGGTTCGGGAAGAATTGAACGCCCGTTCGATCGGGTGGAATGGTTGAAAACCTATCCAAGAGGATTTTGAAATGGCAGAGATTACTGCAGCGTTGGTCAAAGAACTGCGCGAGCGTACCGGCGAAGGCATGATGGATTGCAAAAAGGCCTTGACCAAGGCCGGCGGCGACATCGAAAAAGCCATTGATGATATGCGTGCTTCCGGCGCCATCAAGGCTGCCAAGAAAGCAGGCAACGTAGCTGCTGAAGGCGCGATCGCTTTGAAAGAAGACGGTAAATCCGCCGTTCTGCTGGAAGTGAACTCGCAGACCGACTTCCTGGCTTTGCAGGATGACTTCAAGGGATTTGTCGCTTCCAGCGTTGAGAAAGCGTTCGCTGACAAACTGACTGACGTTGCTCCACTGATCGCCGCTCAAGAAGCCGATCGCCTGGTTCTGGTCGGCAAGGTTGGCGAAAACGTCAACATCCGCCGCCTGGCTCGCGTTGAAGGTGACGTTGTTGGTGGTTACCTGCACGGCAACAAGATCGGTGTTGTGGTTGCCCTTAAAGGCGGCAGCGTTGAGCTGGCCAAAGACATCGCCATGCACGTCGCGGCGACCAACCCTGAGTTCCTGCTGCCATCGGAAGTTTCCGCTGAAGCGGTCGAGCGCGAGAAGGGCGTTTTCCTGACCCTCAACGCTGACAAGATCGCTGGCAAGCCAGAAAACATCGTTGAAAACATGGTCAAAGGCCGTATCAGCAAGTTCCTGGCTGAAGCGAGCCTGGTTGAACAGGCGTTCGTCAAGAACCCTGAAATCAAGGTTGGCGAACTGGCTAAGAAAGCTGGTGCTGAAATCGTTTCCTTCACCTACTTCAAAGTAGGCGACGGTATCGAGAAGCCGGTCGACAACTTCGCTGAAGAAGTTGCTGCCCAGCTGGCTGCCGCCAAGCAATAAGACGGTTTTTTTAACTGTCGCCCTGAAGAGGCTGCCCGCTAACGCGCGCAGCCTCTTTTCAGATGGGGGCGCCAATTTTTTAATTGGTTTCCTTTTGGAACTGGCTTACAAAGCCATGTTCCGATGGCGCTGAAGCAGCGCCAAGCTAGAGTGAACAGCCAGCTGTAAACAGCTCGCAAAGAATTTTTTAAAATACGCCGCAGGAGAGATTCGCAATGGCTCAGCAGGGCAGTGGTTATCAGGCTCGCTATAAACGCATTCTACTCAAGCTTAGCGGCGAGGCCCTGATGGGCTCGGAAGAGTTCGGGATCGACCCGAAGGTTCTGGATCGCATGGC is a window of Pseudomonas sp. DC1.2 DNA encoding:
- the map gene encoding type I methionyl aminopeptidase, whose protein sequence is MTVTLKTPEDIAKMRVAGKLAADVLEMIAEHVKPGVTTEELDRICHDYIVNEQQAIPAPLNYKGYPKSICTSINHVVCHGIPNEKPLKNGDTLNIDVTVIKDGFHGDTSRMFHVGTVPVWAERLSQITQECMYKAIELVKPGCRLGDIGEVIQKHAEKNGFSVVREFCGHGIGKVFHEEPQILHYGRAGTGMELKAGMTFTIEPMINQGRADTKVLGDGWTAITKDRKLSAQWEHTLLVTDTGYEIFTLRADDTIARVSA
- a CDS encoding [protein-PII] uridylyltransferase, coding for MPQVDPELFDRGQFQAELALKASPIAAFKKAIRQAREVLDGRFRSGRDIRRLIEDRAWFVDNILQKAWEQFNWSEDADIALVAVGGYGRGELHPYSDIDLLILLDSADHEVFRDSIERFLTLLWDIGLEVGQSVRSVDECAVEARADLTVITNLMESRTIAGPERLRKRMLDVTSTAHMWPSKDFFLAKRAEQKARHHKYNDTEYNLEPNVKGSPGGLRDIQTILWVARRQYGTLNLRALAGEGFLVESENALLASSQEFLWKVRYALHMLAGRSEDRLLFDHQRSIAGLLGFEGDDAKQSIENFMQQYYRVVMSIAQLSDLIIQHFEEVILAPEDEAPPQPINSRFQLHDGYIEARNDNVFRRTPFAMLEIFVLMAQQPEIKGVRADTIRLLREHRHLIDDEFRNDIRNTSLFIELFKCKIGVHRNLRRMNRYGILGRYLPEFGFIVGQMQHDLFHIYTVDAHTLNLIKHLRKLQYTQVSEKFPLASKLMGKLPKPELIYLAGLYHDIGKGRHGDHSEIGAVDAEAFCQRHQLPLWDSRLIVWLVQNHLVMSTTAQRKDLSDPQVIHDFAQAVGDETRLDYLYVLTVADINATNPTLWNSWRASLLRQLYTETKRALRRGLENPVDREEQIRQTQSAALDILVRGGTDPDDVEQLWAQLGDDYFLRHTAGDVAWHSDAILQQPADGGPLVLIKETTQREFEGGTQIFIYAPDQHDFFAVTVAAMDQLNLNIHDARVITSSSQFTLDTYIVLDTDGDSIGDNPTRVKQIREGLTEALRNPDDYPTIIQRRVPRQLKHFAFAPQVTIHNDAQRPVTVLELSAPDRPGLLARIGTIFLEFDLSLQNAKIATLGERVEDVFFITDANNQPLSDPLLCSRLQDAIVEQLSVGHEPNIKLSRISI
- the tsf gene encoding translation elongation factor Ts: MAEITAALVKELRERTGEGMMDCKKALTKAGGDIEKAIDDMRASGAIKAAKKAGNVAAEGAIALKEDGKSAVLLEVNSQTDFLALQDDFKGFVASSVEKAFADKLTDVAPLIAAQEADRLVLVGKVGENVNIRRLARVEGDVVGGYLHGNKIGVVVALKGGSVELAKDIAMHVAATNPEFLLPSEVSAEAVEREKGVFLTLNADKIAGKPENIVENMVKGRISKFLAEASLVEQAFVKNPEIKVGELAKKAGAEIVSFTYFKVGDGIEKPVDNFAEEVAAQLAAAKQ
- the rpsB gene encoding 30S ribosomal protein S2, with the protein product MSQVNMRDMLKAGVHFGHQTRYWNPKMGKYIFGARNKIHIINLEKTLPMFNEALTFVERLAQGKNKILFVGTKRSAGKIVAEEAARCGSPYVDHRWLGGMLTNFKTIRASIKRLRDLEIQAEDGTFAKLTKKEALMRTRDLEKLDRSLGGIKDMGGLPDALFVIDVDHERIAITEANKLGIPVIGVVDTNSSPEGVDYIIPGNDDAIRAIQLYMGAMADAVIKGRNHVAGGTEQFVEEAPVAAAE